The nucleotide sequence ACCTCTGAACCTAACTGTTACTATGTGCACTGTATTTAGTGGAATATTTAATAAGGCTTGGTTTTTTCCAAAACAACTAACAGCTATCGAGACATTTCTGCATTAGTCTTAATAAGAGCCATTTTGAGTCATCATGAGATTTTGATTGGTAGATTAAAAttataagcagtaaattagtgTGAGACAGTGGCTTACAGCATCaaattttagttttaatttgaGTAGGCACTGCTTGTAGACTACTTATAGTGTGCGTTGCTGTGGCCAGAACTGTCTTGGCGCATAAGATGTACTAAATATTGTTCAGGGTCCTGAGGATGTGATTAGAGGTGGCTGTCACTATAAATGTTGCCATAGAGACGGGCACGTGGACAGTGGCCAATGTCAGTGAGTTGTGCTGCTGTCAGCTAAAGTGTGACAAGAAATCCATGCTGAAATTATCATAGGTTGTGATGAGGGCAAACAAAAGAGGGGATGTCCTTTGATGGTAAATGACATCCATTCTTTTGTTTGCCCTCATCACAACCTTTTACCCCTTTCGAGGTCTTCCTTTGCTTATGGTCCTAATCTTTTTATCTGTTTGTTAATGTGCTCTTTGCTAaaacacatatttaaaaatcacaaaaaatcgGTTATATTGAAATTGTGATTGATGATTGGTGTGTGTAAGCAAACCTATTCACACTttgtgtttatttctttttgTCTTGCAGACTTACTTCAAAACTTCCTCCTAGAGGTAAGAGGAAGACGTAGGGACCTGAACTTCAAATCTGTCCTCTGATTTCTTCTTAAGAGTCCTAGAGACACTTAGGAAACCCCACCATACAAATGTGTACCTCTCTATCAAGCAATCATAAAGACCTCATAGTAGATTAGTATCGGAAAGAAAAAATGACAGACACAACAAATCGCCATCTGAAACACAAGTTGCAGAGCTTAGGACGACGTCTGGATGAGCTTGAAGAGGCCAGAGGAAAACTACAAAAAGCTGAAGATGAACTACTTGACATTCAGGACAAAATCATTCAGGCTGAGGGGAGTAATTCCTCACTGCTCGCTGATGTGGAGACATTGCGGAAGAGATTGCTCAAAATTGAAGGCAAAGATGAAGAGGTCAGGAAAGCGGAGGATCTTTGCCGTGACGTTAGGGAGAAACTAGATCAGGAAGAGAAACTTACCAAGGATCTTAAAGTGGAGATTGAGCATCTTCAGCGCAGAATGACTGAACTTGAGAAGCTTGAAGAGGCTTTTGGTAAAAGCAAGTCAGACTGTACCCAGTTGTGCCTTAGTCTTAATGAGGAGAAAAACCTGACCAAAAAGCTAGCAGCAGAGCTTGATGCTTTGAAGACACGTGTAAAGGAAGTGGATAGCTCTGAAGCTCGACTGGAAAGGGCAGAAAAATCCCTTACTGGAGAGATGGAGAAACTAAAGAGTCTCACTCAGACATTTGTGAGTGAACGCAAAAGACTTTTGGAAAAGCAGAGAGAAGATGAGAAAATCATACTCAAGCTGACCGAGAAGCTTGAGCGTCAGAAAAACAAATTAGGGACAACAGACCACAGCCGATTTGACTCTAGAGATCTTCGAATTGAAGATGAGTTCTCATCAGGCCTTACATGCAAACTGGCCAGGAAGAAGAGTTTTGAGTACTTGAAGCATCCAGATGACCTAGATTTGAGAAATGAGTCAGAGAATGAGAAGAATAGCTTAGAGGGGCAGGAAGATAATAAGGTAAAAGACCTCAGCCAGGAAGTGGAAAGATTGAAAAATCGTTTGAAGCAGATGGAGTTAGTGGAGGAGGACTTGAAGAGCGTAGAATCCAAGAATGCTGAATTGATAGAGAAGTACCAGCAGGAGAGGAGCCGTAGTCAAGCTCTCCATGACCAAGTTGAGCAGATGAAACTGCAGCTCAATGGTTGCAGCAATAGTAATGGAAACTCTGCAGTTAGCAGCATCACAAAGGTCCTGGAGAATGGCAAGGCAGAAAATGAGGAGATCAATGTACGCGGCGGCTTAAGACAGGAGACACCTAAATTCATAAATAGGAGTCCTGCTGCTTCTGAACCAGTTGTCTCCAGGTACAAAAGCAGAGAAGCATCTCCTCAGCAGAGGCGAGAAACTAAGCTGAGGAACAAAGACctttgtcactccagagaagCCTCCCCAAAGACTGTACGAAGGACTCTTAGTCCAGCCCATAATGTCAGGAAAGTATCGAAGACTGGTGCTTCCAGTACTGTTTCTGACAATGAGACAAAAGATAGCAAGAAAGACAAAAAATTTGGAAGTGCCTCATCAAGTGCTCTCAGTGAAAGTAAGAAAATGTCAGTCCTTAGTCGCTATCCTCCAGCTGCTAATGACCAAAAGTCTTGGAAGCCATCGGTCAAGCAAAATGACAGTGATAGCAACAGGAATCAAACAGAAAAGTTGTCCAGGTATCCTAGAAGAGACAATGAACCCAACACATCTGATGGGGCAGTCTTAATTTCAGCCAGGGCTGCTATCATTGCTTCATCTGAGAAAGGACTAAATGAACCTGAGAGTTTAGATCAGGATGCTTCTGCAATGTTGTACCTGTCCAAGGCAAATGGATCCTATACTGCTTACAAGTCTCAAGTATCACCATCTATTCTGAGTGATCATGGCTCTGATGGTCACTCCTCAGCCTCTGAAACAGAATCCATCGGCTCCAGACGATCGGCAGGTGAGCAAAGTGACCCCCTGATGTCAAGTACAAGTGGAagaacatcatcaaagtacACTAGATACTCACAACTGCAAGAATCTTACTCTGATGCTTCTTCAAAGGGCCTCTTTGGTGAGGAGCAACACATGCCTCTTGCGGTAGAAGGGGATACACAAGAGACTATGCATACTACCTCAGGTATTGAGATCCGCAGGGTATGCAGCCCCCGTGAAGCCCTCCAGTCAAAAGCTGTCATCAAGCAAGCCATTGTTGAGATTGACAGGAAGGAAGTGATGTCAGGGGGAATCACAGAGCCTTTGACTACCAGTGGGAAGCCCAAGATCTCCA is from Pseudorasbora parva isolate DD20220531a chromosome 10, ASM2467924v1, whole genome shotgun sequence and encodes:
- the luzp1 gene encoding leucine zipper protein 1 is translated as MTDTTNRHLKHKLQSLGRRLDELEEARGKLQKAEDELLDIQDKIIQAEGSNSSLLADVETLRKRLLKIEGKDEEVRKAEDLCRDVREKLDQEEKLTKDLKVEIEHLQRRMTELEKLEEAFGKSKSDCTQLCLSLNEEKNLTKKLAAELDALKTRVKEVDSSEARLERAEKSLTGEMEKLKSLTQTFVSERKRLLEKQREDEKIILKLTEKLERQKNKLGTTDHSRFDSRDLRIEDEFSSGLTCKLARKKSFEYLKHPDDLDLRNESENEKNSLEGQEDNKVKDLSQEVERLKNRLKQMELVEEDLKSVESKNAELIEKYQQERSRSQALHDQVEQMKLQLNGCSNSNGNSAVSSITKVLENGKAENEEINVRGGLRQETPKFINRSPAASEPVVSRYKSREASPQQRRETKLRNKDLCHSREASPKTVRRTLSPAHNVRKVSKTGASSTVSDNETKDSKKDKKFGSASSSALSESKKMSVLSRYPPAANDQKSWKPSVKQNDSDSNRNQTEKLSRYPRRDNEPNTSDGAVLISARAAIIASSEKGLNEPESLDQDASAMLYLSKANGSYTAYKSQVSPSILSDHGSDGHSSASETESIGSRRSAGEQSDPLMSSTSGRTSSKYTRYSQLQESYSDASSKGLFGEEQHMPLAVEGDTQETMHTTSGIEIRRVCSPREALQSKAVIKQAIVEIDRKEVMSGGITEPLTTSGKPKISTKPVLTSKMTSSITFYPNDPSSSRTSSRSSSLSSEPPSKERHTSTSNIVIGPSSEHRGSISIPYEISIPKSEITLCQNETTADFSEPQSYIETAPMDTTLLSQSSFSLQSSEASDFNNDIESGFESSSSSTTVTSWRSHRQNHHSYEDSLPEMRNITVRSTWRSRGAASVDETAQAIRQDVSEDEGDSATTWRAYRATTVLDTPSNSSNVAGGKPSPAEVYMRRINNAASPAPEPGQRNKKTPSPERAIAHEPVSAQQLQPRGRRQPMSADDGETVPSSWRRQPTGDVDPHDRPSSRGAWSSRNRTADGNRLWSNRHLDN